In Vigna unguiculata cultivar IT97K-499-35 chromosome 3, ASM411807v1, whole genome shotgun sequence, a single genomic region encodes these proteins:
- the LOC114176895 gene encoding uncharacterized protein LOC114176895 isoform X2, with product MEPKNDFVRWTFEFILQNVPDTEINGNMLKNAVRIAAGFSVLDSRLRKAILLKTLRYHLCTHSITEPLLETLEFLEELFHCEASPVTATMTAAYCAVAVECTTKYLKLNPHHHNPLYLDAVNRIWRVRIALMNSSGERRALLSGELEQWRKDIETSLLDSEVMERLASIDTKRDAMVKLKAFLGEACPDLDPSSHADTKRDAMVKLKAVLDEACTDLDPSSHADTKRDAMVKLKAVLDEACTDLDPSSHAGHI from the exons ATGGAGCCAAAGAATGATTTTGTGCGCTGGACGTTTGAATTCATTCTTCAGAACGTCCCAGACACAGAGATTAACGGTAACATGCTAAAAAATGCGGTTCGAATCGCCGCCGGATTTTCTGTTCTTGATTCCCGCCTCAGGAAGGCCATTCTTCTCAAAACTCTTCGATACCACCTCTGCACTCACTCCATCACCGAACCCCTTCTCGAAACCCTCGAGTTCCTTGAGGAACTCTTTCACTGCGAAGCCTCTCCGGTCACCGCTACCATGACTGCCGCCTACTGTGCCGTGGCGGTGGAATGCACGACCAAGTATCTGAAATTAAATCCCCACCACCACAATCCTCTCTACCTCGATGCCGTGAACAGGATATGGCGAGTTAGGATTGCGCTTATGAATAGTTCCGGAGAAAGGAGGGCTCTGCTTTCAGGGGAGTTGGAGCAGTGGAGAAAGGACATTGAAACTTCACTTTTGGATTCAGAAGTAATGGAAAGGTTGGCCTCCATAGATACTAAAAGGGATGCCATGGTGAAGCTCAAAGCATTTTTAGGTGAAGCTTGTCCCGATTTGGACCCTTCTTCGCACGCTG ATACTAAAAGGGATGCCATGGTGAAGCTCAAAGCAGTTTTAGATGAAGCTTGTACCGATTTGGACCCTTCTTCGCACGCCG ATACTAAAAGGGATGCCATGGTGAAGCTCAAAGCAGTTTTAGATGAAGCTTGTACCGATTTGGACCCTTCTTCGCACGCCG GGCATATTTGA
- the LOC114177654 gene encoding dolichol-phosphate mannose synthase subunit 2-like: protein MELADRAVGFLLSVTSLSIFTYYTFWVIILPFVDDDHFVHKYFLPQEYAILIPVSAGVTLLCFLSIFVGVVMLKSKRKKA from the exons ATGGAATTAGCAGACAGAGCAGTTGGATTTCTGTTATCCGTTACAAGCTTGTCGATATTTACCTACTATACATTTTGGGTTATCATCCTG CCTTTTGTGGATGATGATCATTTCGTTCACAAGTACTTTTTACCCCAAGAGTATGCCATACTAATACCAGTCTCTGCTGGCGTTACACTGCTTTGTTTCTTGAGTATATTTGTTGGAGTCGTGATGCTCAAATCCAAAAGAAAGAAGGCATGA
- the LOC114176895 gene encoding uncharacterized protein LOC114176895 isoform X1, which yields MEPKNDFVRWTFEFILQNVPDTEINGNMLKNAVRIAAGFSVLDSRLRKAILLKTLRYHLCTHSITEPLLETLEFLEELFHCEASPVTATMTAAYCAVAVECTTKYLKLNPHHHNPLYLDAVNRIWRVRIALMNSSGERRALLSGELEQWRKDIETSLLDSEVMERLASIDTKRDAMVKLKAFLGEACPDLDPSSHADTKRDAMVKLKAFLDEACTDLDPSSQADTKRDAMVKLKAVLDEACTDLDPSSHADTKRDAMVKLKAVLDEACTDLDPSSHAGHI from the exons ATGGAGCCAAAGAATGATTTTGTGCGCTGGACGTTTGAATTCATTCTTCAGAACGTCCCAGACACAGAGATTAACGGTAACATGCTAAAAAATGCGGTTCGAATCGCCGCCGGATTTTCTGTTCTTGATTCCCGCCTCAGGAAGGCCATTCTTCTCAAAACTCTTCGATACCACCTCTGCACTCACTCCATCACCGAACCCCTTCTCGAAACCCTCGAGTTCCTTGAGGAACTCTTTCACTGCGAAGCCTCTCCGGTCACCGCTACCATGACTGCCGCCTACTGTGCCGTGGCGGTGGAATGCACGACCAAGTATCTGAAATTAAATCCCCACCACCACAATCCTCTCTACCTCGATGCCGTGAACAGGATATGGCGAGTTAGGATTGCGCTTATGAATAGTTCCGGAGAAAGGAGGGCTCTGCTTTCAGGGGAGTTGGAGCAGTGGAGAAAGGACATTGAAACTTCACTTTTGGATTCAGAAGTAATGGAAAGGTTGGCCTCCATAGATACTAAAAGGGATGCCATGGTGAAGCTCAAAGCATTTTTAGGTGAAGCTTGTCCCGATTTGGACCCTTCTTCGCACGCTG ATACTAAAAGGGATGCCATGGTGAAGCTCAAAGCATTTTTAGATGAAGCTTGTACCGATTTGGACCCTTCTTCGCAAGCAG ATACTAAAAGGGATGCCATGGTGAAGCTCAAAGCAGTTTTAGATGAAGCTTGTACCGATTTGGACCCTTCTTCGCACGCCG ATACTAAAAGGGATGCCATGGTGAAGCTCAAAGCAGTTTTAGATGAAGCTTGTACCGATTTGGACCCTTCTTCGCACGCCG GGCATATTTGA
- the LOC114177653 gene encoding binding partner of ACD11 1, with protein MSIKTIKVSNVSLGATVQDIKEFFSFSGDIEYVEMQSYDERTQIAFVTFKDPQGAETAVLLSGATIVDLSVTIALDPDYKIPPAVLASSATEGKTPGGAESALRKAEDVVTSMLAKGFILGKDAVNKAKTLDDKHQLSSTASAKVTSFDQKLGLSEKISAGASVVSGRVREVDQKFQVSEKTKSAFAVAEQKVSTAGSAIMKNRYVLTGTSWVTGAFNRVAKAAEDVGQKTKEKVVHAEEEQKRKVEDQYAQVLSDSPKAAATSDFHSSKPAPAQGLIL; from the exons ATGTCG ATAAAAACTATTAAAGTCAGTAATGTTTCCTTGGGAGCAACTGTGCAAGATATTAAGgaattcttttccttttctggTGATATTGAATATGTTGAAATGCAGAG TTATGATGAACGGACTCAAATTGCCTTTGTTACCTTCAAGGATCCACAAGGTGCCGAGACTGCAGTATTATTATCG GGAGCAACGATTGTTGATTTGTCAGTTACAATAGCACTGGATCCAGATTACAAGATTCCACCTGCTGTCTTGGCATCATCT GCAACAGAGGGTAAAACTCCTGGTGGTGCTGAATCTGCTTTACGGAAGGCAGAGGATGTGGTGACCAGCATGCTTGCCAAGGGTTTTATCTTAGGTAAGGATGCTGTTAACAAAGCAAAGACTCTTGATGATAAACACCAGTTATCTTCCACAGCTTCGGCAAAAGTTACTTCTTTTGACCAAAAACTTGGGCTTAGTGAGAAAATAAGTGCTGGTGCTTCTGTTGTAAGTGGTAGAGTTCGAGAAGTGGATCAAAAGTTTCAGGTTTCAGAGAAGACCAAATCAGCATTTGCAGTTGCAGAACAGAAAGTCAGTACTGCAGGGTCTGCTATAATGAAGAATCGATATGTGCTCACTGGGACTTCTTGGGTTACTGGTGCTTTTAATAGGGTTGCCAAGGCAGCCGAGGATGTTGGACAAAAGACAAAAGAGAAAGTAGTACATGCAGAAGAGGAACAGAAGCGAAAAGTAGAAGACCAATATGCACAGGTCCTTTCTGACTCCCCGAAAGCAGCTGCAACTAGCGATTTCCACTCTTCCAAGCCTGCTCCTGCTCAGGGTTTGATCCTCTGA
- the LOC114176895 gene encoding uncharacterized protein LOC114176895 isoform X3, translating into MEPKNDFVRWTFEFILQNVPDTEINGNMLKNAVRIAAGFSVLDSRLRKAILLKTLRYHLCTHSITEPLLETLEFLEELFHCEASPVTATMTAAYCAVAVECTTKYLKLNPHHHNPLYLDAVNRIWRVRIALMNSSGERRALLSGELEQWRKDIETSLLDSEVMERLASIDTKRDAMVKLKAFLGEACPDLDPSSHADTKRDAMVKLKAFLDEACTDLDPSSQADTKRDAMVKLKAVLDEACTDLDPSSHAGHI; encoded by the exons ATGGAGCCAAAGAATGATTTTGTGCGCTGGACGTTTGAATTCATTCTTCAGAACGTCCCAGACACAGAGATTAACGGTAACATGCTAAAAAATGCGGTTCGAATCGCCGCCGGATTTTCTGTTCTTGATTCCCGCCTCAGGAAGGCCATTCTTCTCAAAACTCTTCGATACCACCTCTGCACTCACTCCATCACCGAACCCCTTCTCGAAACCCTCGAGTTCCTTGAGGAACTCTTTCACTGCGAAGCCTCTCCGGTCACCGCTACCATGACTGCCGCCTACTGTGCCGTGGCGGTGGAATGCACGACCAAGTATCTGAAATTAAATCCCCACCACCACAATCCTCTCTACCTCGATGCCGTGAACAGGATATGGCGAGTTAGGATTGCGCTTATGAATAGTTCCGGAGAAAGGAGGGCTCTGCTTTCAGGGGAGTTGGAGCAGTGGAGAAAGGACATTGAAACTTCACTTTTGGATTCAGAAGTAATGGAAAGGTTGGCCTCCATAGATACTAAAAGGGATGCCATGGTGAAGCTCAAAGCATTTTTAGGTGAAGCTTGTCCCGATTTGGACCCTTCTTCGCACGCTG ATACTAAAAGGGATGCCATGGTGAAGCTCAAAGCATTTTTAGATGAAGCTTGTACCGATTTGGACCCTTCTTCGCAAGCAG ATACTAAAAGGGATGCCATGGTGAAGCTCAAAGCAGTTTTAGATGAAGCTTGTACCGATTTGGACCCTTCTTCGCACGCCG GGCATATTTGA